The window GAACTATCAAGCACCATGAAGAAGGCAGCACTTCTGTGTTCCAGTACTAACTTTCTCTAATTGTTTCCCCTGGCTCTTGATGGAATAAACAGCCTTGTAGAAAAATTTGAGAAAATGTTGGGTTTgggttagcaaaaaaaaaaaatacatacatatatatattctacagcACAACAAGTAAACCCTCAAGgtttgttcaagaaaaaaaaacaaattatctgtGGATATCACTAAGCTTTCTGTTGTGGAAAAAAACACAGTGAATTCTTGGGCTAGAACGCTGATAAGTACATAAATCCCTCCTCTCTAAGGATCCCTACCACATACTGGCAAAGGAATAGATAGGTAAAGATCCCTTGTTTAGAGAAAAAGTTTGCCACCTTCCTATCATTAATAGTCAACATTCAAAATCAAAGCATTAAGAATCAACTTATGGTTTTGCAACGAGTGTCCAAAGGTTACaacattttttactgattttcCCCCTGAAGTAGCAAGTTTGTCCTATGAAACCCATTGGGCATTTTCAAATATCAATGACATCAATTCTTCTTTGGTGCTTGTAACCTTTATAATTGCAATCTTGTGTCATTTGTACTTAAAGCTTTGATTGATTTGGATGTTCAACTAActtttaattatgttttgaataaattgtttgatattttaatatgacTGTTTGGATGTAGCACTACGCTCCCTACTTTGACCAATCACCTTAATGGTGCCTTTTCATTTTAGGATCCGAGCTACGTATATAACCTACTACCAGTTTTTACCTGACagctttggaattttttttaaaaaactaaaagaaactaGCACATCCgaagaaaactaaaaaatccTGTCAAATATTTACCATGTCTTTTAGAACTAAAATGTTGCAGCACATTCTGTTACAGAACAGTatgagaagaaaaacaaacacactttGTCACACACACCTGTGTAATGCCCATGACTTGGTATGTTAAGTCGCTTGAGAAAGCTGTGGGCTAAGATAACCTCTTTGGCATGTTCCTCTTGTGCTCTGAGAGTCAAGGCACCCAGCAGCTCGGCATTGTTGGAAGTGCTCCTGTAGTACAACATATGAGCCAATTCTAGTGAATGGGCTTTTCTCCGCTGAGCAAAGACCTAGAATATAGCCAAAGGTATGATCACAAAAAGCAAGAATTTAGTGAATGGGGAAAATCTATTATTTATACTATATTAATTATGGGTCTCAATTATACCTCTTCCTTTGATCAATAATTATccaatgccacatccctaattgaaactacaaaaaagaaaaacagaccctaggactttaaaggcattactAATCACACAAATCTTTGATAatgtaaaagttgaaaaaaaaaaaaaaagatttgactaGTGTAATAAGTATTAAAGTAGCTAGTCCAGTGGTTGTTTTAGGAGAATCTGTCACCACTCAGTAGGATTAATCTCACCTTCCAGGCACGAAAAGTCATAAATCCAgcaaaaaagaagaggaggaaggaagTTCCAATCTTTAGGTCTGTGAGGACCACCATCCCGACATTGACAAACACAATGCCTCCACTAACCAGCAGCATAATGTTCAATAAAGTGCGATCAAAGCTGGATGTTCGCACCTTTACCACAGGAAGAAGCTGCTCCAACCCCTCCAGGGGTATATccttaaagcattttaaaatcataTGGGAGTTTTTAGGGCGAGCTGCTAGTAGAACTCGCTTAAAGAATCGCCTGTTGGAAAAGAAATGAAACCATTAGAAGGCAGAACTGCAAACTAATTAAAAGTCAGAGCAATCTATTACTAGGCATGTTTTACCAAGTGTGTCCTTCATATTTATTGCATAgatgtatggtaaaaaaaaaaaaaaaaaaaaagatatataatgaATGGAGGATTCAGCAATTATACCTAAATATTCTAAGGAGGTTTTCCAGGCTGAGATGACTCCAACTCACAGCACAAAGGCTGTGGatcaaaatgtttaccttttaagATACTGTAGTAGGGACCAACAAGAATTGAAAAGTgtctttaagtggaactaaagtaaaggCAGGTGGTTTTGTAGAAAGGagcaagtgatgtcccttctagaAAATTGGACAAATAAAGGTAAAGTAAAGGGAGGGGGGGAGTAAAACTcctgttagattttttttgccatatttgtCCCATTTGGGTGATTTTGTATCTTGACAAGCATGTGAATACGTGGACTTTTcctacttaaagcgtacctaaactcagaaatttcactttacagaaaaaggtagacaacccttttatgtacggtaaaaaatatgtttgtttgtttttttttttaaattcaacacCATTTtcaaaaaaacgaaaaaaaaaaaaagggggtgcagaTGATGATGAAAttgaatgggaacgcaaagcctcccaggatacctaagtcacgcatcccgagcatctcaggcatgcgcagaaggagccttttcgtgaaaatcGTGAGATCGGTACGTTTTttcccaacctacatcacccaatctcgcatctggattgggtgacgtaagaaaaagaaccaggaagaggaggcaAACATGGCGGCGCCCGGCACGCCGGCTCGGAGACATATGTCGGTTTCGGGCGAAAGACCCTTCCAGACAGATCGACTGCGCTGTGGGATTaaagaagtgtattttttttttttgttttgtccatttttcagtttacttcttcCCAAGTCATTGCAGTGCTCCTCCTAGTGATGGGAATCCTTACCGGTATCTTTAAATACTTGTAGCGGCTTTTAGCAGCTACAATTCCttactgcaaaacattttttttgtgacaagGCCTATACCCAGCATAGCTCACATCATATACATAGACAATTCCCATAACAGGGGAAGAGTATATACAAAGTAATACAATCGGTTGTGTGTACCATTTATCACAATGTTCTATATTTACATTGTACATGACGACCACCCAGAAACAAGTCTTGCCTTTCCGGTGGGATGCGAGGACTGGAGAAGAAAAATTCCTGGTGCTTGGGGGTCACCTGAAAGGTTAGGGGTCCCAGTCTTTGTCCAAGTGCCCAGTAACGGATATATTCGTATTTATCAAGGTTTACGTGAACCTGAAAAAGCCACAGCAAACGTAAGATGAATTTTGCTTTCAGTCTTGTAAATGAAGCCATTTAAGCACAAAAGTCacataaatgtttgtgtttaaaaaatgattgtagtGGTACATATATATcagggaaaacaagaaaactcTATATTCCTGTCTGAAGAAGCCGGCAATAAAATTTGTAATTGGTAAGCTATGATTAGATGTTAGATTTTCTTCATCCAAGAAATATGTATCCTCAGAAATATCTAGCATTTTGCCATTCTAGGTCACTAAAATAAGAGTTACTGTTTTCCATTAGGAAAGCATGTAGAAGGACAGCGTCCCCTTCCCTCCCCCAGAACAGACAGGCTGATGGACCAACATTGGAGCAACAATGACTTAGCGCCTATATGGGGGTTTAGAGAGAGTTGGCCAAACCAATGCAGATATCAAACCATTGTTTTGACATCATTTAATCCCAATAATGCAGCTCCTAGCCAAGCAAGCTGCAATATACATCGGGTAAGGTGAGAAACATTATTATCTGGTTACGATGTCACCTATCATGGAGTAGAAAATATTAGGCAGCAATTGAACAGTTAACTCTTGAAGGTTGCAATCAGGAAACATTGGCAACATGAGGATCAGAGCAACTTTGATAAGATTTAGATTGTGATAGCTAGATGGGTCAGAGCATTTCCAAAATAACAGATCTTGGGAGGTGTTGCCAATACACAGAGATTAATATCTACAAAAAAAGAGAttagtacctaccaaaaaaaagggacaactggTGAACCTGTAAGAGATTTACAATCACCCATGGCGTAATGATGCAGGTTTGGGTAAAAGTCTAGCTCAGCTGGTCCTATGCCAAGGAAGAATCACAAATTCTGAAGACATTAATGCCAGCCAAATGTGAAAGGTGTCAGAATACAAAGTATTACAGCTTGTGAAAAGACAGTGTGGGATCTGCTGCTAGTAGCTTGGTGCCAACTACGACTGATCACCTTTTAGAGGTCTTGTGGGGTTCATCCCTGAACAGGTCACAGCTGTTTTAGCAGCACAAGAAGCACACTATCAGGTGTGTGTAccggtggttttaatgttttggatgtTCGGTTTGGGTTTAGTCTTTAGCAAAGATTTCTTGAGTGATGGAACAAGACAAAGAATGTAGCGTCAACTAATTCCTACTTCACATTCAGAATACTAATCCTAATTTAGTACATGAGATTTCAGCCTGTACTCGTAACACATGACTTATCTGCAATTTCTTGCTTTAGTCAACAAGAATGACAGTTCTACTTCCTTCCTTTGTGTACAGAGCTCGCTGTTCATAAAAGATCACCCGATTCTGGAGACATGTCATGCCAACACTGTAATGGGAACTGTGACGAGGCACATCATTCATGTATGTTGTGTAGACAGTGTGAAATTGCAAGGATAACATGCGCTGTACTACCCGTGATTTTCACGTGGACTAATATAGGTTCCATTAGAAAGTAATCCTGAGATAAGCATCCAACAGGCATactatattattacataaatatgcaTCGCTTACCTGGACTCCATCCTGAGGGTGGTGAACAATCAATGCATAAGCTAAAGCATCCTCAGACAACACATTAAAGTTAGCCTGATCCAGAATTGGCTGCAGATGCTCTAACACCAGTTTTTCTCTGGATAGCTTTTCTGCATCTGAAAGGCTGTTGGAATTCAGCACAGAATCGCGGTCAGGATTGATGGGATCATACAAGTCCTAAGAAAGACAGAATATACTACATAACTAAAAAACCCAGGCAATCCTATACATTgcgatagacttatgtcttttcctagatttgcttttttttttttttttaataaaatgatattggTTTACTCTTTAACttacactcaaaaaaaaaatgcatcttcaAAATTTGGTACATtaagaaacaattttaaaattctaaatgaTTGACTTAATTTGAATTCTAGGTTGtaacacaataaaatgaaaaaaagtctgGCAGGAGGAATACTTGTACAAGAACACGAACAGCCAAAATGAGAAAggcttaaaatcaaattcaatttCAAATACAAGCTTTATAGGCCGTGCAGCCTTTAATATAAAATGCTTCTTACAATGACAATAAATGTTGCAGCATTTTCAGgaaacatttactatttgctacTATAACTTCTATAGTCAGGACTGATTAACAGCAAGAAGACCAAGGGAGGAACATTGGGACTGGTGGGTACAATGGAATCATCTCTAAAATCCAAATGATAACTTCCATGCTACGGATCATTTTATTTGCCATAAGATGACATTAAAGATTTCTAACAAGtgttccagaaatgtttttaagctgggtggaaggAAGCTGTCTGTGGGTGCTCAAAAATTGGTCAGGgcaacaaatttagtgttcccggTTGTTACTGCCATTGGAATCCAAAATCTCCTATAGTTCAGTCAGCTTTCCACCATACGTTgctccaactttctaatgcccaccctCCTAGTCTCATTTTTCCAtcgtctttgtattatgccccaattcttcagtaaccagccaagCACAGCCAGATGGTTCcagaaaagtgttgggtggtgcgctCGGCTAAAAGCGGCTGGGTAGAACATTGAAGAAAGTGGTAGCATGGCCTGTGGTATACACCTTATAAATAATAACAGACTGTCAGAATATAACAAAGTGGTTTTCTAATGTCTATGAGTTTTCTAATGTCCATGAGGAGGttatgagaataataaaaaaagtggagtttattattattaaatatattttacaaaatgttattaggaaaaaaaaaaacattcacctgAAGCTTCTCAAAGATTTCATGGTAAGGCTGTAGAAGAGATACTTCTAAGTGCTTGACAAAGGAAATAAAGGTCTGCTTCTCCAACTCAGTAGAGGAGTGAAATTCCTGAAAGAATCAAAAAGTGTTGTatacttaaaaagaaataaacgAACACAAAAATCATACCGTCACATTACATCACATTACAATTACACCTATTGAAATATACAGAGAAAGACAAGCACCATGACAACTTACTTTGACAGGAAAAAAAGGACCCTGTCCAATtgaggtgggcaagcacggtaaaCATAGGTAGGAGAATTGGAACTGTGGCTAAACAGTGAGTTAGGGGAGGAAGGTTGGTATGCAAAGTTTAATAATGAATTCCCATGGCTTGTTTAAGTATGTTATTGGTAGCAGCAAGTAAAGATGAGTATTCTATGCTCAAAGGGGGATCAAGGCAAATCTACTGCTTTGATCTGCATAAAGAAAGCACAGAATTGCCTTTTTCTGTGTTCTGTAATTACTTGCAGACAGAGCTACAAAGCTCCGTTCTAAATAGCAGTATTTCCGAACCGCAGTCACTGGTGATGATTCAGTGTTTAGGACGGCCGCCTAGTtctacatttatgtatttacatcTGAGAGATTGCATATTGACACTAACCATAGCCACATGTTGGTGGatcattctaaaaatgtttactgGCATGATGATATTCAGATACGATCCATATGGAATCTGAGCGGCAATTTCCCTTATGGCTGAGCAAAATCATTCACTAACAGCCTGAGAAGTGTACCAACAAAGAACAAATCAGTCACTGAAAAAATAATGCCATGTCAGAAGCAAAAACTGACCTGTGTAGGAGGATGAGAACATTCTAAGTGCTAGTAATAAcagatatagtaataatattaatatagcaaGTTATAACAGTGTTATACAATTTATCAGTAACATTGTCTTGCTTTCCAATTCTGGAAAGAAGGTTAAGTAAATAAAATCCACATGTATTTAGGTGAACTTGAAGCCAGTGGAAAGCAGCTTGTATCATCCATTTTCCACCACTCCCATCTACTTCCACCATTACCCATTGTGTTTGTAATTccttcattaatattattaaacagtatttatatagcgccaacatattatgaagagCTGTATCCCCGTTAGGGACATAGGAACCCGAAaagcaatatatgacattttcaagtttttttttgctttacataccTGCACAGGGGTTGTGACAAatgtttagtttacaaaaaaattgagcgacaggaggagaggaccctaccccaaagagctaacaatccaagaggtggggtaAAATACTACATAATAGGAGTGGGGGAAACCCAAGCATGTTCAAGATGGGGATGGAAAGTAGAATAAAAAGCCTGAGCCTGAGATCAGATCACCTCCAAGCATAAATAACTGGCCTGAAGACATGGCTATCAAGTGCCTGTCTAGGTGGATATGTCCATATGGCTAGAACTGTAACAGAAATGTCACCCAACCCAGTCAGTGCGGAAAAACTATTTCAGGCAGTAATCATTTTGAAAAATTACCCTTCTGGCTTGCAGTCATcctattttcactttatttaatttatataatttttaactaTTCACTTTTTACAGAACTACGGGTGCCACTGCTCCtgcatatactttatatactaaGATTTTGTAGCTGGATCAACTggcattagaaaaataatattggtttatatATGGGTCAAACCACTAGATGATGCTGTGCcctcatgtaaaataaaatggtacacactttacacaaggaAACAGaaccatctgctggtggccaacaataatgcacaaaagattacttaggagcaagtgactcatcataacccactaacaaatacaaaatatttgtaaaagaagGGGAATGGGAAGGTAAAATTGGACTAAGCACATTGGATTTTCATCTAGCATTTCTGTTTATTACCATATTAACATTAGCAGAcacagctgcatttttttgcTCTAGGTTTACACTTGAGTCAGTAAAGTTTTCCAGATTTTTCAAGTAAAAGTgtgtaccttggtttatattcgagtatatatagtattttctAGTATAAACAGGGTCCATCAGGTACCTATCAGTCCAGGAAATCTGTGCATGGGTAGCTCAACTTTAGTTTACCAAGATACCCGACAATACCAGCTTCCCCTGCGTGTGCTGGGAATAATTGAACTCATATGTGCCTGCCagtctccaggaagagaagaaagaagaagatggtgactCCTTGCAAAGAAACAAGAACAGGTGAGTATTTCAGATTTTGTTCTGATTTAATATTActgacataaaatatattaaccgCCACTGCCTCTAAATGGATATAAAAATTCAGCATTTTGTAAAACAATGCCTCATGGATCTTCTCCTTATTAACAATGATGTGAATGGACACAGTTATCTCTGAAAATtattacaaagaaataaatagactggagggattcaatacaaagtacaaCTCTCTCTGACCTTTAACCTGTATGTTGGAGAAGAACTGCTCCAAGGCAGGAGATTCCTATTAATTAACAAGCTCAGCAGTAATGGCTCTCGCCAAGTCCGGATGATCAAAAGGTAAATCAGCGAAATATGACAGCGCTCCTGGCCATAGTTTACAGTGCCATCTCGGAGGGATTTTCCCTGAATAAGCAACTGGCTACTCTGAAAAACACAAAGGTCACTCTTCATTATTGGGTTTCCTGCCAGACCTGGGTATATCTGCTCTATTTAACTATAAATACAGTCTGCTTGTGGGTGGAAAATTCATAAGcagaatttctgtatttaaaagatGTTGTCAATCTGGAGAATAATCTGATCTATGTCTCTAAAGCAGAACTGCAGGCAAGCAGCAAAATACACAGGGAAACTACATTTATGATAAGAATTTGTATTTTCATACACTGAGATATACACATCGCTGGTACACAGCACAGTCACGTCTGGCAGGGAAGGGGACCTGATTTTTGCATCTCTGCTGCATATTCCTTTTCACTTACAGGTTCTGTCCTGTATTGATTCATATAAAATCTTAGTATTAGATCATTATGTTGGATTGAACTAAAGTTAGGAAAATAATGCAGAGAATTAATCCTGCTTACTACACAACAATGAAATTAGCAGTAGCTGTCTTGACCAATCAGTTCAGCGATACATTAGCAGACTGAGAGGAAGGTTTTGTATCATTACACCCTGCTTGGTCAGAGGGTTTTATGATGTGAGAACTGCTGGTATGACCATCAACACTCAGCAGCCTGCAGTGATGTCTGCAGGTTTGACCAGTTTGCTGAGATGGATGGAAGCTGAAAGCACAAtctgaaacatttctgtaacCTGTGCATACCCAGGTATTATGCCAAGAGACAAATTAAACACATAAGCAGTTTACTTGAGGTAACTGCAAATTAACAGTCCCAGGCAACTGTAGACGTGATCATTATTTTCTGATGTCAAACACTATAGGTCTACATTTCCCAAACCTGTGAATGAAGAAGCAGCAAACTCGTCAGACTATCAATCTCATTCTGCTTTCTTGTATTCTCTTTGCAGTTACACATCTGAAAACCTTCCTTGGGCTGATTGGCTCTAAGCAGTAGAATAATTCAAAAaatttataattatttcaatCAAGGGATACTGAGAAAAAGAAGTAGGTTATCACGGCTGACAACCGTCTGGCTGCTATCCGGTGGCTTCAAAACTTTTGAAGTTACAAAACAAGAAAGACCATGGAGTTCAAGAGATGTCAGCTGGTTGCAGGTTTGTTCAGGTCCTGTGACACAGTAGTACTGCAGCCTGCGAATAAACtataagcagtgttctccccagcctctgttagccagcacttttcagtaaccacgcggctgtttttgggttgttactgaagagttgggtcacaatgcagcaGTTGACACCCGCCTACATTTGAATTGGTtaagttcagttccaaaggtaaCAGTgacaggtcctgtcattttcacctacgcaacatctccaaaatcggcccctacctgtccccagagccCACCATACTCCTTGTTcacgctcttattatctctcatctggaGGATGTaatatcctcctctctggtattccactaacccgacactctcctctacaatctattatgaatgctgcagccagactcatccatccttccctccgctcctcttccgctgcatctctttgtagttctcttcattggctt of the Pyxicephalus adspersus chromosome 11, UCB_Pads_2.0, whole genome shotgun sequence genome contains:
- the TMEM143 gene encoding transmembrane protein 143, encoding MLHTALRALRTGIGIGHSIIRNKSLLATKMAEYRKMWKPSKPHDWGVQYQERYIPFSTSQLVEYLAQEFHSSTELEKQTFISFVKHLEVSLLQPYHEIFEKLQDLYDPINPDRDSVLNSNSLSDAEKLSREKLVLEHLQPILDQANFNVLSEDALAYALIVHHPQDGVQVHVNLDKYEYIRYWALGQRLGPLTFQVTPKHQEFFFSSPRIPPERRFFKRVLLAARPKNSHMILKCFKDIPLEGLEQLLPVVKVRTSSFDRTLLNIMLLVSGGIVFVNVGMVVLTDLKIGTSFLLFFFAGFMTFRAWKVFAQRRKAHSLELAHMLYYRSTSNNAELLGALTLRAQEEHAKEVILAHSFLKRLNIPSHGHYTDSETVLQMKKQVELWLHEKSGLEITFNADRALENLKNITSKNSKEQTVQMHN